The following coding sequences lie in one Desulfatiglans sp. genomic window:
- a CDS encoding RnfABCDGE type electron transport complex subunit D: MPEITDSNNIIKREPVIHVTSSPHILDRGAGTRRIMIDVIIALIPVMLVSLFFFRLYAVKQIVICTGSCLTAEFIFVRLRGKSITINDFSATVTGIILAFSLPPSMPWFAGVIAGFAAIGLGKIIYGGLGMNIFNPAMVGRAFVIMAFTGILGADAYSNLSGVADAVSGATPLAALKYSNIHTALPNMLIGNTPGSIGETSVLASVTGGLYLILRKAASLEIPLTIIAVIALISGIVDITYGHAGLFFYHNLLGGATMFGAFFIATDPVTSPLTFKGKLCFGIGVGFLTMIMRMYSGYPEGFMFAILLMNAITPLINRWFIPTPFGGK, from the coding sequence ATGCCTGAAATTACAGACTCAAACAATATTATAAAAAGAGAACCAGTGATCCATGTGACCTCTTCTCCCCATATCCTTGACAGGGGGGCAGGAACAAGAAGAATTATGATAGATGTTATTATTGCCCTGATCCCGGTCATGTTGGTATCTCTCTTTTTCTTCAGATTATACGCTGTAAAGCAGATAGTTATATGCACTGGTTCATGCCTTACCGCTGAGTTCATTTTTGTGCGGCTGAGGGGAAAATCCATAACCATTAATGATTTTTCAGCGACTGTTACAGGCATTATCCTGGCATTTTCCCTTCCACCATCCATGCCCTGGTTTGCTGGCGTAATAGCGGGGTTTGCCGCCATTGGGCTGGGTAAGATTATTTATGGCGGTCTGGGTATGAACATCTTTAACCCGGCAATGGTTGGGAGGGCATTTGTAATTATGGCCTTTACCGGGATACTGGGTGCAGACGCCTACTCAAATCTATCCGGTGTGGCGGATGCAGTATCAGGCGCAACACCCCTTGCAGCATTGAAATACAGCAATATTCATACTGCGCTCCCAAATATGCTTATTGGTAACACGCCCGGCTCCATTGGAGAGACAAGCGTCCTGGCCAGCGTTACAGGAGGGTTGTATCTCATCTTGAGAAAGGCCGCATCATTGGAGATACCTTTAACTATTATTGCAGTAATTGCCCTTATATCCGGTATTGTTGATATTACCTACGGCCATGCAGGTCTCTTTTTTTATCACAATCTACTGGGCGGTGCGACCATGTTCGGGGCATTCTTTATTGCCACCGATCCTGTTACCTCGCCACTCACCTTCAAAGGTAAGCTCTGTTTTGGTATTGGCGTAGGATTTCTAACCATGATTATGAGGATGTACAGCGGTTATCCTGAAGGTTTTATGTTCGCAATCCTGTTGATGAACGCAATTACTCCCCTGATAAATCGCTGGTTTATACCAACACCATTCGGGGGGAAATAA
- a CDS encoding FMN-binding protein: MGSFKNNNLLQAWLVLLLSIFFSVTLAAVHIRLSPVIEENKTRETMERIPALITGESNTDSSSRPFTIKQRSILAEKKGIVKSYTVYDAIDNTGNVAGHVVKASGQGYADKIELLIGLDATAKTITGLFILDQKETPGLGNKIIEDAWRNQFNGKSSYSPLVAIKGKSVNENEIDAVSGATISSRSVTDIINSAIGDVKKDITLTPESNNMENR; encoded by the coding sequence ATGGGCTCATTTAAAAACAATAACCTTTTGCAGGCATGGCTTGTTTTGCTGCTTTCAATATTTTTCAGTGTAACACTTGCGGCTGTCCACATCAGGCTCAGCCCTGTAATCGAAGAAAACAAGACCAGAGAGACAATGGAGAGGATACCGGCGTTAATTACCGGAGAAAGCAATACAGACTCCTCTTCTAGGCCCTTTACAATAAAGCAGAGAAGCATCCTGGCAGAAAAAAAGGGTATTGTAAAATCATATACGGTTTATGATGCCATTGATAATACAGGAAATGTGGCAGGCCATGTGGTAAAGGCATCAGGCCAGGGGTATGCTGATAAAATCGAGTTATTGATAGGGCTTGATGCAACTGCAAAAACAATCACCGGTCTTTTTATTCTCGACCAGAAGGAGACCCCTGGGCTGGGCAACAAGATTATTGAAGATGCATGGAGAAATCAGTTTAACGGCAAATCCTCCTATTCTCCTCTGGTTGCGATTAAAGGAAAATCGGTAAACGAGAATGAAATCGACGCTGTTTCAGGCGCAACCATTTCATCAAGAAGCGTAACTGACATCATTAACAGCGCCATAGGCGATGTAAAAAAGGATATAACGCTTACACCTGAATCAAATAACATGGAGAACAGATAA
- the rsxE gene encoding electron transport complex subunit RsxE, producing MADQPTAIERFINGILPENPVYRQLLGLCPTLAVTNGMKPAITMACSVAFVLLGANVVTSLIRNLLKPHLRIVIFTLTIATFVTIADRFLAAYFFQMSKTLGPYIPLIIVNCIIICRCEVCASKQPVFVAASDAIGQSIGYGLAILSIAAIREILGTGSLFGIAVLPASWPDWVIMVLPPGAFITLGLMLGLVNWIDMKKSGK from the coding sequence ATGGCCGATCAACCTACTGCCATTGAGAGATTTATCAACGGGATACTGCCTGAAAATCCGGTTTACAGACAACTGCTGGGACTCTGCCCTACCCTTGCGGTAACCAACGGAATGAAGCCTGCTATCACAATGGCCTGTTCTGTGGCCTTTGTTCTTCTGGGGGCAAATGTTGTTACAAGCCTCATAAGAAACCTGCTCAAGCCTCATCTTCGTATTGTGATCTTCACACTTACAATAGCCACCTTTGTTACAATAGCCGACAGATTTCTTGCTGCCTATTTTTTCCAGATGAGCAAGACTCTGGGGCCATATATACCGCTTATAATAGTCAACTGCATAATAATATGCCGTTGCGAGGTGTGCGCATCAAAACAACCGGTATTTGTTGCAGCATCAGACGCCATAGGGCAGTCAATTGGCTACGGCCTTGCCATTCTCAGTATTGCAGCAATAAGGGAGATACTTGGAACAGGAAGTCTCTTTGGTATTGCAGTTCTTCCTGCCTCATGGCCTGACTGGGTAATAATGGTTTTACCACCTGGCGCATTCATTACACTTGGGCTGATGCTGGGGCTTGTAAACTGGATCGACATGAAAAAATCCGGGAAATAA